A genomic window from Triticum urartu cultivar G1812 chromosome 7, Tu2.1, whole genome shotgun sequence includes:
- the LOC125525647 gene encoding putative receptor protein kinase ZmPK1: protein MDTRSTPLLLLNLLHLFPHISARDFLSPGSSLSVEDSSDVLRSPDGTFTCGFNHISQTASVFSIWYSNTAEKTVVWSANHLHPVYSRGSRVTLDADGRLAVEDHDGRPVWVNNVTSSSNAKQAQLLDTGNLVVKGQGDIILWQSFHSPTDTLLPHQNITSAAKLVSASRLLVPGRYSFHFDDEHILTLFDDEKDISFKYWPDPSNDIWTKNRRAFNTTTIGVLDSSGYFLGSDKLNFKAVDWGYGVSRRLTLDYDGNLRLYSLNKTDGRWFVTWMAYPQTCSVRGLCGINGICVYTPKPACACAPGHEVIDPSDRSQGCRPTFNLSCDGQEIFLKLPTTDFHGNDLSEHVRVSRYECKKICLKDCNCKGFAYWQGTGRCYPKWSLVGGVTGSAVSGGSIYLKIPKTLQVRESSIPHSQPFGPRYVPNCSAKSENFTPNFGDQLKSSQSESHSQYLYLSYGFLLAIFCVEVIFLALGCWILFRMEGKQLIGVWPAEVGYEMVTNHFRGYTYKELQTATQKFKDRIGCGASGLVYKGVLKDKRVVAVKRLADINQGEEEFQHELSVIGRIYHMNLVRVWGFCSDGPHRILVLEYVENGSLDKTLFSSERLLGWSERFKIALGVARGLAYLHHECLEWVIHCDIKPENILLDDNLEPKISDFGLAKLVNRSGSKKNVSRIHGTRGYIAPEWVSSQPITAKVDVYSFGVVLLELLMGARVSDWASNAGEEVEMVLGRVVRMLIENLMLEGNQHLWLADFIDIRLNGQFHNLQARTIVKLAVSCLEEDSRERPTMENVVQMLLSVDEASGVMQ, encoded by the coding sequence ATGGATACACGCTCTACCCCTCTCCTCCTACTAAATTTGCTGCATCTGTTTCCGCACATCTCAGCTCGCGACTTCCTCTCGCCGGGCTCCTCTCTCTCCGTAGAGGATAGCTCCGACGTGCTCCGCTCGCCGGATGGTACTTTCACCTGCGGCTTCAACCACATTTCCCAAACTGCCTCCGTCTTCTCCATATGGTACTCCAACACGGCCGAAAAGACGGTCGTCTGGAGCGCGAACCATCTCCACCCAGTGTACTCCCGGGGATCCCGAGTCACGCTAGATGCAGATGGCCGACTGGCCGTAGAAGACCACGATGGCCGGCCCGTCTGGGTGAACAATGTGACGTCTTCTTCAAATGCAAAGCAAGCTCAGTTGTTGGACACTGGGAACCTCGTCGTCAAGGGCCAAGGTGATATCATTCTTTGGCAAAGCTTCCATTCTCCTACCGACACATTGCTGCCCCATCAGAACATTACTAGTGCTGCAAAGTTGGTATCTGCTAGTAGGCTACTTGTCCCTGGGCGCTACAGCTTCCATTTTGATGATGAACATATACTCACACTGTTTGACGATGAGAAGGATATCTCTTTTAAATATTGGCCAGATCCTAGTAATGATATATGGACAAAGAACAGGCGTGCGTTTAATACCACCACAATTGGGGTACTTGATAGCTCAGGGTATTTTCTTGGAAGTGACAAATTAAATTTTAAGGCTGTTGACTGGGGTTATGGGGTTTCGCGGAGATTAACATTGGATTATGATGGGAACCTTAGATTATACAGTCTAAATAAGACAGATGGAAGATGGTTTGTCACATGGATGGCATATCCTCAGACCTGCTCGGTACGTGGTCTTTGTGGCATTAATGGAATATGTGTGTACACACCCAAGCCTGCTTGTGCATGTGCCCCTGGACATGAGGTCATCGACCCAAGTGACCGGAGCCAAGGTTGCAGGCCAACATTCAATCTTAGTTGTGATGGGCAGGAGATATTTTTGAAGCTACCCACCACTGACTTCCACGGTAATGATCTAAGTGAGCATGTTAGAGTTTCACGTTATGAGTGCAAGAAGATATGCTTGAAGGACTGCAATTGCAAAGGTTTTGCATACTGGCAAGGAACCGGGCGTTGCTATCCAAAGTGGTCCCTTGTTGGGGGTGTAACCGGGTCGGCTGTTAGTGGTGGTTCTATCTATCTCAAGATTCCTAAGACACTACAGGTCAGAGAGTCATCAATTCCTCACTCGCAACCTTTTGGTCCTAGATATGTTCCTAATTGTAGTGCAAAGAGCGAAAACTTCACTCCAAATTTTGGGGATCAACTTAAGAGCAGTCAAAGTGAATCACACTCACAATACTTGTACTTGTCATATGGATTCTTGTTGGCTATATTTTGTGTGGAGGTAATATTTTTGGCACTAGGGTGCTGGATTTTGTTCAGAATGGAGGGCAAGCAGTTAATAGGAGTATGGCCAGCTGAGGTTGGCTATGAAATGGTAACCAACCATTTCCGCGGATACACTTACAAGGAGTTGCAGACAGCAACTCAAAAGTTCAAGGATCGGATTGGATGTGGAGCATCTGGTCTTGTATACAAGGGGGTCTTAAAAGACAAGAGGGTTGTAGCGGTGAAAAGGTTGGCAGACATAAACCAAGGGGAAGAAGAATTCCAACATGAACTGAGTGTGATTGGAAGGATTTACCATATGAACCTAGTAAGGGTTTGGGGATTTTGTTCTGATGGTCCACACAGAATATTGGTTTTAGAGTACGTTGAGAATGGTTCTTTGGATAAAACCCTATTTAGTAGTGAAAGGTTACTTGGGTGGAGTGAAAGGTTTAAGATTGCTCTAGGGGTGGCAAGAGGATTGGCATATCTTCATCATGAGTGCTTGGAGTGGGTTATCCACTGTGACATCAAGCCTGAGAACATATTGTTGGATGATAACTTGGAGCCAAAGATCAGTGACTTCGGCCTTGCAAAACTTGTGAACAGAAGTGGATCCAAGAAAAATGTATCAAGGATTCATGGAACTAGAGGTTATATAGCTCCCGAGTGGGTTTCTAGCCAGCCAATTACAGCAAAGGTTGATGTATATAGCTTCGGAGTGGTTCTCCTAGAACTACTCATGGGTGCTCGTGTTTCAGACTGGGCGTCAAATGCCGGCGAGGAAGTTGAAATGGTCCTTGGAAGGGTTGTTAGGATGCTTATAGAGAATTTGATGCTGGAAGGCAACCAACACTTATGGCTTGCTGACTTCATTGACATAAGGTTGAATGGCCAGTTCCATAACCTGCAAGCAAGAACGATAGTCAAGTTGGCTGTCTCATGCCTAGAGGAAGACAGTAGAGAAAGGCCCACCATGGAAAATGTTGTGCAGATGCTTTTGTCGGTTGATGAAGCTAGTGGCGTAATGCAGTAG
- the LOC125522223 gene encoding GDSL esterase/lipase At4g28780-like, whose product MKGLVVVLVGLVIVGAVGASAAQRPVVPAMFVLGDSTLDVGNNNHLPGKDVPRANEPFYGIDFPGGARATGRFSNGYNIADFVARHLGFERSPLAYLVLKSRNYLIPSALTRGVSYASAGAGILDSTNAGKNIPLSKQVSYFASTKAEMEAAWGRHKVSKLLASSFFLLGFGSNDLFQSRPKSQADVAALYATLVSNYSAAITELYGMGARKLGIISPGPVGCVPRVRLLNATGACNDGMNRLTVGLAAAFKSGLAAALSPTRLPGLTYSLADSFAGTPANFDNPQAAGFVNADSACCGSGRLGAEGECMRNATVCSDRDVYAFFDNVHPSQRAAELGAQALFVDGPTQITTPISFKELAHQR is encoded by the exons ATGAAGGGTCTCGTCGTCGTGCTCGTGGGCCTCGTGATCGTCGGCGCCGTTGGTGCTAGCGCGGCGCAGCGgccggtggtgccggcgatgttCGTGCTGGGGGACTCGACCCTGGACGTGGGCAACAACAACCACCTGCCGGGGAAGGACGTGCCCAGGGCGAACGAGCCCTTCTACGGCATTGACTTCCCCGGCGGCGCAAGGGCCACCGGGAGGTTCAGCAACGGCTACAACATCGCTGATTTCGTCG CGAGGCATTTGGGGTTCGAGAGGAGCCCTCTAGCTTACCTGGTGCTGAAATCTCGCAACTATCTCATCCCAAGCGCTCTGACGAGAGGGGTGAGCTACGCTTCCGCGGGAGCCGGTATCCTCGACTCCACT AACGCGGGAAAGAACATCCCGCTGTCAAAGCAGGTGAGCTACTTCGCGTCGACCAAGGCCGAGATGGAGGCCGCGTGGGGCAGACATAAAGTCTCCAAGCTCCTCGCCAGCTCCTTCTTCCTCCTGGGCTTCGGCAGCAACGACCTCTTCCAGAGCAGACCAAAGTCCCAAGCCGATGTTGCCGCACTCTATGCCACCCTCGTCTCGAACTACTCCGCCGCCATCACCGAACTGTATGGGATGGGCGCGAGAAAATTGGGGATCATCAGCCCTGGCCCAGTGGGGTGTGTGCCGCGGGTGCGCCTGTTGAACGCGACGGGTGCCTGCAACGATGGCATGAACCGCCTCACTGTCGGGCTCGCCGCGGCGTTCAAGTCTGGCCTCGCTGCAGCCCTCAGCCCAACGAGGCTCCCAGGCCTCACATACTccctcgccgactccttcgccgGCACGCCGGCCAACTTCGACAACCCACAAGCGGCCGGGTTCGTGAACGCCGATAGCGCATGCTGCGGGAGCGGTAGGCTGGGCGCGGAGGGTGAGTGCATGAGGAACGCGACAGTGTGCAGCGACCGCGATGTGTACGCTTTCTTTGACAACGTGCACCCCAGCCAGCGGGCCGCTGAGCTGGGTGCGCAGGCGCTCTTCGTGGACGGGCCGACACAGATCACCACACCCATCAGCTTCAAGGAGCTAGCCCATCAGAGATGA
- the LOC125522724 gene encoding zinc finger MYM-type protein 1-like encodes MKRKTMSMHSFYASSSITPPQRPAPPPTDVEPELEPTNVTANPLPLIVVGTIPPPERPNESPNVEMNHTTIDESTNQPRQPIPEFHPSQIISDPGLRIPIEDYAPEIRSDVRRAYLLKGRNKAIGHNFEKTKDGRIWRSFQPAWFDTYDWLEYSVEKEAAFCFHCFLFKKPSQAIRFGNDVFTKDGYTRWKTALSNFRKHVGGPSSYHNIAKGDCDDFNNQRASVATQFRVYSKESEISYKIRLTASLDCARYLIAQGEAFRGHDESSTSINKGNFRELLDWYKDKKEDVKEAFDKGPGNAQMICSDIQKDLATACAMEVTKVIKNDIGDKNFSILIDEARDCSIKEQMAVIVRFLDDHGVLQERFLAIKHITDCTSAGIKKALVDVLEYHGLSTSRLRGQGYDGASNMRGEFNGLQKLVRDEAPYAFYVHCFAHQLQLVVVNVAQCSPAIADFFNYIPLIVTQVCSSCKRKDALLAKHQDELLDLMENGKITAGTGLHQESNITRPGDTRWGSHLKTLLRIFTMWNAVVEVLGIVVVDAREHTCQGGARGLLKNMECFEFVFIMLFLINLLSNTNHLSQALQRKNQNIVEAMRLILDVKESLQSMRDNGWESLFCQAKNFCETHGIDVPNMDDLVGAMGQSVRTKNKVTRLHYYKVSIFNVAIDATITEMNHRFNEVSTELLDCMSCLNPANNFSKFNVDKLIRLAEIYDEDFTEADRLMLGVDLPRFLMNIRRSEEFNGCRDVSTLARLMVETMKHTSFQLVYRLIELTLILPVATSSVERIFSAMKIIKTDLRNKLSDDWLNDLMVCYCEKEIFRSIPDDQIMIQFQKMRDRKGHLPHEFHVIS; translated from the exons ATGAAGAGAAAAACTATGAGTATGCATAGTTTTTATGCAAGCAGTTCAATTACCCCTCCCCAAAGGCCTGCTCCTCCCCCTACCGATGTCGAACCTGAACTTGAACCAACTAATGTGACTGCAAATCCCCTCCCCTTAATTGTTGTGGGCACAATCCCTCCTCCTGAACGCCCAAATGAATCCCCAAATGTTGAGATGAATCATACCACAATTGATGAGAGTACAAACCAACCAAGGCAACCTATACCAGAATTTCATCCAAGTCAAATTATTTCAGATCCAGGACTTCGAATACCAATAGAAGATTATGCTCCTGAAATTAGAAGTGATGTGAGACGAGCTTATTTGTTGAAAGGGAGAAACAAAGCTATTGGGCATAATTTTGAAAAGACAAAGGATGGTAGAATTTGGAGATCCTTTCAACCTGCGTGGTTTGATACGTATGATTGGTTGGAATATAGTGTGGAAAAGGAGGCCGCTTTTTGCTTCCATTGCTTTCTTTTCAAGAAACCATCACAAGCCATTAGATTTGGAAATGATGTTTTCACAAAAGATGGTTACACTCGTTGGAAAACAGCCCTAAGTAATTTCAGGAAGCATGTTGGTGGTCCATCTAGTTACCACAACATTGCTAAGGGAGATTGTGATGATTTCAACAATCAGAGAGCAAGTGTGGCTACCCAATTCCGTGTGTACAGCAAGGAGTCTGAGATATCTTATAAAATCCGCCTAACTGCATCATTGGATTGTGCAAGGTATCTCATAGCACAAGGTGAAGCTTTTCGTGGGCATGACGAATCCTCCACTTCCATCAACAAGGGCAATTTCAGAGAGTTATTGGACTGGTATAAGGACAAGAAAGAAGATGTGAAGGAGGCATTTGATAAGGGGCCAGGAAACGCACAAATGATTTGTTCCGACATCCAGAAGGACCTTGCTACAGCTTGTGCAATGGAGGTAACCAAAGTTATTAAGAATGACATTGGAGATAAGAATTTCTCAATACTTATTGATGAAGCTAGAGATTGCTCAATAAAGGAGCAAATGGCGGTGATTGTCAG ATTTCTAGATGATCATGGAGTGCTTCAAGAGCGATTTCTTGCAATTAAGCACATCACAGATTGTACATCTGCTGGAATTAAAAAAGCTTTGGTTGATGTGTTGGAATATCATGGTTTGTCAACTTCTAGGCTACGTGGTCAGGGTTATGATGGTGCTTCCAATATGAGAGGGGAATTCAACGGTTTGCAAAAACTGGTTAGAGATGAAGCTCCGTATGCATTTTATGTTCATTGCTTTGCTCACCAGTTACAGTTGGTGGTTGTCAATGTGGCTCAATGTAGTCCTGCTATTGCTGATTTCTTCAACTATATTCCGTTGATAGTTACTCAAGTGTGTTCATCTTGCAAAAGGAAGGATGCATTACTTGCCAAACATCAAGATGAGTTGTTAGATTTGATGGAGAATGGAAAGATCACAGCCGGAACCGGGCTGCATCAAGAATCTAACATAACAAGGCCAGGAGATACTCGTTGGGGCTCACATCTCAAAACTTTGCTTCGTATATTCACAATGTGGAATGCTGTGGTGGAGGTGCTAGGAATTGTTGTGGTTGATGCCCGAGAACACACATGTCAAGGTGGAGCTAGAGGTTTGCTTAAAAACATGGAATGCTTTGAATTTGTGTTCATCATGTTGTTCTTAATAAACTTGTTGAGCAACACAAATCATCTATCCCAAGCTTTGCAAAGAAAGAATCAAAACATTGTTGAAGCCATGCGTTTGATCTTGGATGTGAAAGAAAGCTTGCAGAGCATGAGGGACAATGGGTGGGAGTCTTTATTCTGCCAAGCCAAGAACTTTTGTGAAACACATGGTATTGATGTGCCAAACATGGATGATCTTGTTGGAGCTATGGGTCAATCTGTTCGCACTAAGAATAAGGTGACTCGACTTCATTATTACAAGGTTAGCATATTCAATGTTGCCATTGATGCAACTATCACTGAGATGAATCACCGATTCAATGAAGTTTCCACCGAGTTATTGGATTGTATGTCTTGTCTTAATCCAGCAAACAACTTCTCAAAGTTTAACGTTGACAAACTTATTCGGCTTGCTGAAATTTATGATGAGGACTTCACAGAAGCTGATCGGTTAATGCTAGGAGTAGACCTCCCAAGATTTCTTATGAACATTAGGAGAAGTGAGGAGTTTAATGGATGTCGGGATGTGTCCACACTTGCTCGGTTGATGGTTGAAACAATGAAACACACATCTTTCCAGTTGGTATATCGCCTCATTGAGTTGACACTTATTCTTCCTGTGGCCACTTCATCCGTTGAGAGAATATTTTCAGCAATGAAGATAATCAAGACAGATTTGCGCAACAAACTATCAGATGATTGGCTAAATGATTTGATGGTGTGCTACTGCGAGAAAGAGATATTTAGAAGCATTCCTGATGACCAAATCATGATACAATTCCAGAAAATGAGGGATCGGAAAGGACATTTGCCACATGAGTTTCATGTGATTTCTTAG